The following are encoded in a window of Callithrix jacchus isolate 240 chromosome 9, calJac240_pri, whole genome shotgun sequence genomic DNA:
- the LOC108593251 gene encoding uncharacterized protein LOC108593251 isoform X3 has translation MTRRLERKRSADHLPRAPARREVGKGWAPLGVPGSRPESAGVCEGGVSAPEERVQADRQFQPRARTAPSPLGPRARLQQPRRGFPSPPPALAPPAPRTVSGAGSGRRRCRWWSTGDCPGAREGRKLEAAVQKSCEVSSAGGRGSWSGDEEDPRGLSPPGTNDRGHQGPDALGGRCPGRCGALGLVLCAFPCTGHTLFSWALKNNLGN, from the exons ATGACCCGCCGTTTAGAGAGGAAGAGGAGCGCAGACCACCTGCCCAGAGCCCCGgccaggagggaggtggggaagggctgGGCCCCTCTCGGCGTCCCGGGTTCCCGGCCAGAGTCTGCGGGAGTCTGTGAAGGCGGAGTTTCCGCGCCAGAGGAGCGGGTCCAAGCGGACAGACAGTTCCAGCCCCGCGCGAGAACGGCCCCATCTCCTCTCGGTCCCCGGGCCCGCCTGCAGCAGCCCCGGCGCGGTTTCCCCTCCCCGCCGCCCGCGCTCGCTCCTCCTGCGCCCAGGACGGTCTCGGGCGCTGGATCCGGGCGGCGACGGTGCAGATGGTGGAGCACAGGGGACTGTCCTGGAGCCCGGGAAGGGCGGAAGCTGGAGGCGGCGGTTCAGAAAAGTTGTGAGGTCTCCAGCGCGGGCGGCCGCGGGAGCTGGAGCGGCGACGAAGAGGACCCGAGGGGACTCAGCCCGCCTGGCACCAACGACCGCGGGCACCAGGGACCCGATGCGCTGGGAGGACGCTGCCCCGGCAGGTGCGGCGCGCTGGGCCTGGTGCTTTGCGCCTTTCCCTGCACAG GGCATACTTTATTCAGCTGGGCACTGAAAAACAATCTTGGAAATTAG